A region of Ochotona princeps isolate mOchPri1 chromosome 9, mOchPri1.hap1, whole genome shotgun sequence DNA encodes the following proteins:
- the TMEM68 gene encoding monoacylglycerol/Diacylglycerol O-acyltransferase isoform X3 → MTDRNQTCATGQDSAPYLACFIHILEEWLGVEQLEDYLNFANYLLWVFTPLILLILPYFTIFLLYLTIIFLHIYKRKKVLKEAYSHNLWDGARKTVATLWDGHAAVWHGYEVHGMEKIPEEGPALIIFYHGAIPIDFYYFMAKIFIQKGRTCRVVADHFVFKIPGFSLLLDVFCALHGPREKCVEILRSGHLLAISPGGVREALISDETYNIVWGNRKGFAQVAIDAKVF, encoded by the exons ATGACAGATAGAAATCAAACCTGTGCTACAGGACAGGATTCTGCCCCCTATCTGGCTTGTTTCATTCATATCCTTGAAGAATGGCTTGGTGTGGAACAATTAGAGGACTACTTGAATTTTGCAAATTATCTCTTGTGGGTTTTTACACCACTAATACTTTTGATACTTCCGTACTTTACAATCTTTCTTCTCTACCTTACCATTATTTTCTTGCATATTTATAAGAGGAAGAAAGTGTTGAAGGAAGCTTATTCTCATAATTTGTGGGATGGTGCAAGGAAAACGGTGGCGACCCTGTGGGACGGACACGCGGCAGTTTGGCATG GTTATGAAGTTCATGGAATGGAAAAAATACCAGAAGAAGGACCAGCTCTTATCATATTTTACCATGGAGCTATTCCCATAGATTTTTACTATTTCATGGCTAAAATTTTTATCCAAAAAGGCAGAACTTGCCGAGTAGTAGCTGATCACTTTGTGTTTAAAATTCCAG GGTTTAGTTTATTGCTTGATGTATTTTGTGCTCTCCATGGACCAAGAGAAAAATGTGTTGAAATTCTGAGGAGTGGTCACTTGTTAGCTATTTCACCAGGTGGAGTTCGAGAAGCCTTAATTAGTGATGAAACCTACAACATTGTCTGGGGTAATCGTAAAGGCTTCGCTCAGGTCGCAATTGATGCAAAAGTG TTTTAA